The Xenorhabdus poinarii G6 nucleotide sequence CACCATGAGCCAGATTGGTTACATGTTTCTGGCGCTCGGCGTACAAGCATGGGATGCCGCTATCTTCCACCTGATGACGCATGCGTTTTTCAAAGCATTATTATTCCTGGCTTCGGGTTCGGTGATTCTGGCCTGCCATCATGAGCAGAACATCTTCAAAATGGGCGGTCTGAGCAAGCGTATCCCATTTGTTTATCTCTGCTTCCTGGTCGGGGGGGCGGCGTTGTCGGCATTACCATTACTGACCGCGGGTTTCTACAGTAAAGATGAAATTCTGTGGGGCGCATTGGCAAATGGCCATATTAACCTGATGCTGGCAGGGTTGGTTGGTGCATTGATGACCTCACTGTATACCTTCCGCATGATCTTTATCGTGTTCCATGGGGAAGCTCAGACCAACGCGCATCCCGTCAAAGGGATTACCCATACTTTGCCATTGTTAGTCCTGCTGGTGCTGTCCACTGTTGTGGGGGCACAGATTGTGCCACCTCTGATGGGCGTTCTGCCTGAAAACACGACCGGGCATGATGGCAAAATGACACTGGAAATCGTTTCTGGTGTGGTTGCTGTGGCCGGTATCTTGCTGGCGGCAGCCCTGTATCTGGGTAAACGGAATGTCGTCAATGCGACGGCAAATAGCGCAGCGGGGCGTTTCTTTTCCACCTGGTGGTTTCATGCCTGGGGATTTGATGCGCTGTATGACTGGGTATTTGTGAAGCCATTCAAAGGCATCTCCCGTCTGTTGCAACATGATCCTTTGAATTCACTGATGAACATTCCAGCCATATTGTCGAGTTGGGGCAATAAGGGGCTTCGTTGGAGTGAGAACGGACAAGTCCGTTGGTACGCTACCTCTTTGGGGTTGGGGGCAGTGCTGGTTTTAGCGCTGCTGCTTTTGGTTTAATTAAGGGACACATTGCGCCATGCTACTACCTTGGCTAATTCTTCTGCCCTTCATCGGGGGTCTGCTGTGCTGGCAGGCAGAGCGCTTCGGCACTCGTATGCCGCGTTGGATAGCGCTTCTGGCAATGGGACTGACACTACTACTCTCTCTGCAACTGTGGTGGCAGGGAGGGTATACACTCACCAATCCACAAGGGGTTCCGCAGTGGCAATCGGAATTTCTGCTTCCGTGGATCCCCCGTTTTGGTATTAGCATCCATCTGGCATTGGATGGTTTATCCTTGCTGATGGTTGTGCTGACGGCATTACTGGGTTTAATGGCGATCCTCTGTTCGTGGAATGAAAATCAACCCTATCAGGGGTTCTTCCATCTGAACTTATTGTGGATATTGGGTGGGGTGATGGGGGTTTTCCTTGCCATTGACCTGTTCTTATTCTTCTTCTTCTGGGAAGTGATGCTGGTACCGATGTATTTCCTGATTGCACTGTGGGGACACAGAGGCTCGGAAGGTAAAACCCGTATCACGGCGGCAACGAAATTCTTCATCTATACCCAAGCCAGTGGGTTGGTGATGCTAATTTCGATTCTGGCACTGGCCTTCATTCATCATGATGCCACGGGGGAATGGACATTCAGCTATGAAAAACTGTTGCATACACCGATGTCATATTCCCTTCAATACTTGCTGATGCTCGGATTTTTCATTGCATTTGCCGTGAAAATGCCGGTCGTGCCGTTACACGGCTGGTTGCCTGATGCGCATAGTCAAGCGCCCACGGCAGGTTCCGTTGACCTTGCTGGTATTTTGCTGAAAACAGCAGCATATGGCTTGTTGCGTTTCAGTTTACCGCTGTTTCCGCAAGCGTCTGCGGCATTTGCGCCGATTGCCATGTGGCTGGGGGTCATTGGTATTTTTTACGGTGCGTGGATGGCATTCAGTCAGACGGATATCAAACGTCTGATTGCTTATACCAGTGTTTCCCACATGGGCTTTGTGCTGATTGCTATTTATACGGGGAGCCAATTGGCCTATCAGGGGGCAGTGATTCAGATGATTGCCCATGGTCTGTCAGCCGCCGGGTTGTTCATTCTGTGTGGTCAGTTATATGAACGTCTGCATACCAGAGATATGCGTCAAATGGGCGGATTGTGGGGAAGAATTCAACTTTTGCCTGCGATATCCCTCTTTTTCGCGGTAGCGACATTGGGGATGCCGGGAACCGGTA carries:
- the nuoM gene encoding NADH-quinone oxidoreductase subunit M, with amino-acid sequence MLLPWLILLPFIGGLLCWQAERFGTRMPRWIALLAMGLTLLLSLQLWWQGGYTLTNPQGVPQWQSEFLLPWIPRFGISIHLALDGLSLLMVVLTALLGLMAILCSWNENQPYQGFFHLNLLWILGGVMGVFLAIDLFLFFFFWEVMLVPMYFLIALWGHRGSEGKTRITAATKFFIYTQASGLVMLISILALAFIHHDATGEWTFSYEKLLHTPMSYSLQYLLMLGFFIAFAVKMPVVPLHGWLPDAHSQAPTAGSVDLAGILLKTAAYGLLRFSLPLFPQASAAFAPIAMWLGVIGIFYGAWMAFSQTDIKRLIAYTSVSHMGFVLIAIYTGSQLAYQGAVIQMIAHGLSAAGLFILCGQLYERLHTRDMRQMGGLWGRIQLLPAISLFFAVATLGMPGTGNFVGEFMILFGSFSQFTLITTVSVFGLVFASVYALYLMQQAYYGTPKTDKPLQRMDVREISILLLLVVLLVLLGVYPQPILDTSAAAMSHIQNGYSASLLTTRP